Below is a window of Leisingera sp. S132 DNA.
GGAAATAGTTGATCCCGTCCTGCAGGGCATAGCCAATCAAGGCGGTGGCAACGATCAGGGCCACCGCGGCAATGGCGATCACCTGGATACGGCGCTGTTTCTTCAGGTTCTTCATGGTGTCCTCATTTCAGGCCCAATCCAGCGCCGCCCCCGGATCAGGGGAACAGCGGCGCCATCATCAGGCCTTCGGTCTCTTCCTCACCTAACATCAGGTTGGCGTTCTGCAAGGCCTGGCCGCTGCTTCCTTTTGTCAGGTTATCCAGCGCCGCAATGACGATGGCACGGCCGTCGATCCGGTCCTGCGCCACGCCGATATGGCAGAAGTTGGAGCCGCGCACGTGATGGGTGCTCGGCGCCTCGCCAAAGGGCAGCAGCTCGATGAAAGGTTCATCAGCGTAAGCCTTGGCAAAGGTCTCATGGATCGCCTTGGCATCGCCCTTCACATAGACGGTTGCCAGGATGCCGCGGTTCACCGGCAGCAGATGCGGAGTGAACTGCACCTTGACCGGGCGGCCTGCGAGTTTGCTGAATTCCTGGTCAAACTCGCCCAGGTGCCGGTGGGTGCCGCCGATGGCATAGGCGTTGTAGCCCTCGCTCAGCTCCGCGTGCAGCAGGTTTTCCTTGAGCGACCGGCCGGCGCCGGAGACGGCGCATTTCAGGTCCAGGATGATCTCGTCCAGGTCGATGACGCCGGCTTCGATCAGCGGCCGCAGGGCGAACTGGCCGGTGGCGGCGTTGCAGCCGGTGCCGGCAACCAGCCGCGCGGATTTGATATCCTCCCGGTAAAACTCGGTCAGGCCATAGACCGCCTCTTCCTGCTGCGCCAGCGCGGCATGGGGGTTGCCGTACCATTTCTCGTATTCCGCCGGGTCGCGCAGCCGGAAATCAGCTGACAGATCGACAATCTTCAGGTCCTTGGGCAGGCCTGCGATCACTTCCTGGCTGGTCTTGTGCGGCAGCGCGCAGAAGCAGAGGTCGATATCCGCAAAGTCGATCTCGCCGATCTTGCACAGCACCGGCAGCTCCATATGGCGCAGGTGCGGGAACACTTCGGCCATGGTCATGCCGGCCTTGCGGTCGGCGGACAGCGCCGCGATCTCGATATTCGGGTGCTGGGCAATCAGCCGCACCAGTTCGGCGCCGGTATAGCCGGAAGCGCCAAGGATAGCCACTTTATGGGTCATGTCAGACCTCGTCTTTCGATGTGATATGCCGGTTCCGCAGCCATCTGCGGAGAGAAATAGGGAAAACCGCGCCCGCGCACTTTGACCTGGAACAAGGTTCCGGGACGTTTGCGCTCAGGCCGCCTGAAAGGTGATTTGTCGTCGGAGGAACTGGGTCGCGCGGTCGCTGACGCGGCCCGGATTCCCGGTGGTAAAGAACCCGCCCGCGCCATTGCCGTGCATGCCGGGGTGGCGGGTCAGGTAATCCGCCAGGCTGTCGGCCACCAGGCTGCCCTGGCTGAAGACCTTGACGTCCGGGCCCAGTGCTTCCTGAAACGTCTGCTCCATCAGCGGGTAGTGGGTGCAGCCCAGGATCGCAGCCTGCGGATGCGGCATCTTGCGCTTCAACGCATCGACGTGGGAGCGCACCAGCGCCTCCGCCAGGATCATGTCGCCGTCCTCGATCGCATCGACAACACCGCCGCAGGCCTGCGCCTCGACGTCGACGCCGATGGCGCGGAACGCCAGTTCCCGCTGAAAAGCCCGGCTGGCGACGGTGGCCGGCGTGGCGAACAGCGCCACGTGCTTCACCTCGACCTCGCGCGGCGGTGAGTTGTCGCCCCACTGCCGCTCGGTCAGCGCCTCGATCAGCGGCACAAAGACGCCCAGCACCCGCTTGCCCTGGGGCAGTCCGCCCTCCTGCATCCGGCGCAGCGCGGCGGCGGAGGCGGTGTTGCAGGCGAGGATCACCAGATCGCAGCCCTTGTCCCACATGTCATGAACCGCCGCCTTGGTCAGCTGATAGACATCCTCCGCATCGCGCACACCATAAGGCGCGCGGGCGTTGTCGCCGTAATAGAGGAAATCCACATCCGGCAGGCGCTTTTGCGCCGCGTCCAGGACGGTCAGCCCGCCCAGGCCTGAATCAAAGATGCCTACAGCCATGTCGCCTTCTCACGCGCGGTGTTTCTCTTCGAACTCAAACCCGTAACCGTAGGATTTGAGCGGTTCTGGAGAAAGCTCATACGTCGCTTTGCGCAAGAAATCCATAAGGGCTTTTGTATCACCTGCCAAAGGCGCCAGAGTGCCGCGGCCAATTGGTTCACCGATCACCACCCGGACAGGGGTATCAACGCGTTTGCGGAATTCCTGGATCAAAAGCCCCATGCGCAGGGTCGCGTGCAGGTGGCTGGCGATCTGGAACAGGCGCGAGGTGTGGCCGTCAAAGAACAGCGGCACCACCACGGCATCGGATTTGGCAATCATCCGGGCGGTGAAGCCGCGCCAGCCCGGATCCATCGGATGGCCCATGGGACGCGCTGCGGTGGACACGGTGCCGCCCGGGAAAATGCCGATGGCGCCGCCCTGCCCCAAGTAGCTGAGCGCCTCCTTGCGGGTTTGCAGGTTGGTCTGCATCGCCTCGCGGGTCTCGGCAAAATCCACCGGCAGGATCACCTTGTTCAGGTCCTCCGCCTTGCGGAAGACATGGTTGGCCAGGATGCGGAAATCGCCGCGGGTCTCGGCCAGGATATGCCCCATCATCAGCCCGTCGAGGATACCGTAAGGATGATTGGCAATCAGGATCACCGGCTTGTCCCGCGGGATATGCGCCAGCGTCCCGCCCGCGATATCCAGCGTCAAACCGTAGCGCTCCGCCATCACGGCCCAGAAATCCCGGCCCGCCGCCACCTCCTGTTCATAGCCGGCAGCGCGGCGGATCAGGTTCATCCGGCCGGTGGAGTTCTCCATCAGCCGGATCACCGCGCGGCCAGCGCGGGTGGACGCCGAATGGGCATAGGAAATGTCACGGGCGATATGGCGCTGGGCCTGCATCTGGGCGGGTCTCCGTCTGGTCATACCGGCCAGATAAGGCCGGCAGCGCTCTATGCAACAGCTCTGTGACAGCGATGTGACGGGTTGCGGGAATTTGCCGCTTCGCGCTGTTTGCAGCCTAGGCTGTTATCGCTTGTCTGCCGCCCATCAGCGGCAGCCCCTCCAGCCCGGCGCCGCGCCACAGCACATAGGTCAGGATCGGCTGTTCGCCTGTGTTCATCGCGTGCGGTTGCCAGCCGCCATGCAGGCGGGTTTCGCCCGCGCCCAGCCAGCGCTCACTCTCTTCGGTCAGGAACTGCGCCCCGCCGCCCAGCACCACATACAGCTCCTCTGCCTCGTGGCTGTGCCAGTCGTACTTCAGCCCGGCACCCCAATAGGCGATATAGCCGCGCAGCTGGGTGCTGCGGAAATGGCCGGTGGGTCCGAACAGTTCGAAATAGCCGTAGTTCTGCAGGAAATGCGCACCGACCTCGGCCTCGGTATAGGTCTGGATCCAATGCGCCTGATCAGCCGCGCTGCGCAGCGCGTCGACCAGCGGCTGGGTCTCGGGCGTGCCGGGCTGGGTGAACCCAGCCACCTGGCCTTGTGCGGGCATCGCCGCGGGGGCCAGTTCGGCAGGCTCCAGATCGCTTGGCCAAGGCGCGAACTCCCGCAAGGCGGGCAGTTGGTTGTGCAGGGTGCGGGCAGCCTGCAAGGCCTGTGAGAGGGACATCGGGCGGCTCCTTTCCTGTGCAGCGGCAACATGCTGTTCGGACCGAGCCTAGCGGCGGCGCGGCAAACCGCGCGCTGAAATGGCTGAAGAATACGTCAGAAACGACCATTCAGGAAAATTTTGCAGGCGGAACGGCAAGCGCCGCGCGTCAGCGCGGCGCCGGGCCCAACTGTCTTGGGCCTTTCTTTGAAAGGATCAAGGCGGGCGGGAGTGCCCCCCCCGCCTTGCCCAGTCTTACTCAGCAGTGTTACTCTGCCGCCTGTTGCAGCGGCACGCCGCCCTGGCGCAGCGCGGCCAGCAGCTCCTCGCGGCGCTTGGCAGCCTTCTGCTCGTTGGCCATCTTGACCGGGCCAAAGCCGCGGATCTGCAGCGGCAGTTCGGCCAGCGCCACCAGCGGCTCCATGATTTCAGGCGCGGCCTTCGGCAGCCATTCCTTCATGTCAGCCTCATACTGCTTGATCAGCGCGCGCTCCATCTTGCGCTCTTCGGTGTAGCCGAAGACGTCCAGCGGCGTGCCGCGCAAGCGTTTCAGCTTGGCCAGCAGGCGGAACCCGCGTTCCATGCTTGCGCCGAACTTGCGCTTCTTCGGGCGGCCGTTGGGATCGGTGCCGCCCAGCATCGGCGGCGCCAGGTGGTAGGAGAGCTTCAGATCGCCCTCAAACGCCTCTTCCGCCTTGGCTCGGCTGTCGAGCAGCAGGCGGGCGACCTCGTACTCATCCTTGTAGGCCAGCAGCTTGTGATAGCCCTTTGCCACCGCCTCTTTCAGCGCGGGATCATTGATGCCGTCCAAGAGCTTGCCATAGCGCTTGGCCAGCCCCTTGCCCTGGTAGGCCACCAGATGATCGGCGCGGAAGGCGATTTTCTCGTCCAGCGTCTTGGGCTTGTCCGCGGCCTTGGGCTCGATCAGCTTGGCGGCTTCTTCCGGGTGCAGCACCGCCCAGCGGCCGATGTCGAAGGCGCGCTTGTTGCGCTCCACCGCGGCGCCATTCATCTCGATCGCCTGTGCGATGGCCTCAATGCTGACGGGGATCAAACCTTTTTGCCAGGCGCCGCCGAACACCATCATGTTCGAGAAGATCGAGTCGCCCATGGTGGCGCGGGCCAGCTCGGAGGCATCAAACAGGTCCAACTGGTCGCGCAGACGCGCCTGCAGGGCCAGTTCCAGACGGTCGGACGGCACCTTGAACTCGGTGTTCTTGGTAAACTCGCCGGTGATGATCTCATGGCTGTTCACAACCGCGCCGGTCTTGCCGGTGGTGGTCAGGCCCAGGGTCTTGGCACCGGCGCTCACCACCAGGTCGCCGCCGATCAGGGCGTGCGCCTCGCCGGTGGCAACGCGGATGGCTGAGATATCCTCGGGCTTCTCCGCAATCCGGCAGTGGATATGCACCGCGCCGCCCTTCTGGGCGAGGCCGGCCATTTCCATCAGCCCTGCGCCCTTGCCGTCGATCTGTGCCGCCTGCGCCAGCACCGCGCCGATGGTCACAACGCCGGTGCCGCCAACGCCGGTGATCACAACGTTATGGGTGCCGTCAATCGCGGGCAGATCCGGCTGCGGCAGATCAGGCAGGTCCAGGCCCGCGGTTGCCTCCTTGCGGATCTTGGCGCCTTCGACGGTCACGAAGGACGGGCAGAAACCATTGAGGCAGGAGAAATCCTTGTTGCAGGACGATTGATCAATGGCGCGCTTGCGCCCCAGTTCGGTGTCCTTGGGCACGATGGAGACACAGTTGGATTGCACGCCGCAATCGCCGCAGCCCTCGCAGACGTCGGTGTTGATGAACACCCGCTGGTCCGGATCCGGGAACTGGCCGCGCTTGCGGCGGCGGCGTTTCTCGGCGGCGCAGGTCTGGATGTAGATGATGGCGGAGACGCCCTCGACCTGTTCGAACTCGCGCTGGATCTTCATCATCTCGGCGCGTTCATGCATCCGCATGCCGGCCGGGAACAAGGCCGCGTCCACATCTTCCTTTTCGTCATAGACCACGGCCATGGTCTTGACGCCCATCGCCTTCAGCTCATGCGCGATCTGCTGCGCGGTCAGCCCGCCCTCAGCCTGCTGGCCGCCGGTCATCGCCACCGCGTCGTTATAGAGGATCTTGTAGGTGATGTTGGTGCCCTCGGCCAAAGCCGCGCGGAACGCCTGCACGCCGGAGTGGTTGTAGGTGCCGTCACCCAGGTTCTGGAACACATGCTTGCGGGTGGAAAACGGCGCTTCGCCGACCCAGTTCACGCCCTCGCCGCCCATATGGGTGAAGCCGGTGGTTTCGCGGTCCATCCACTGCACCATGAAATGGCAGCCGATGCCGGCATAAGCGCGGGACCCCTCCGGCAGGCGGGTGGAAGAATTGTGCGGGCAGCCGGAGCAGAAATACGGAAGCCGGGTGGCGATTTCCTCGGCGTTGTCGGCGCGGCGCGCCTCTGCCAGCGCCTCCAGACCGGCCTTGATCGCCTCGGTCTCGCGG
It encodes the following:
- the argC gene encoding N-acetyl-gamma-glutamyl-phosphate reductase, which translates into the protein MTHKVAILGASGYTGAELVRLIAQHPNIEIAALSADRKAGMTMAEVFPHLRHMELPVLCKIGEIDFADIDLCFCALPHKTSQEVIAGLPKDLKIVDLSADFRLRDPAEYEKWYGNPHAALAQQEEAVYGLTEFYREDIKSARLVAGTGCNAATGQFALRPLIEAGVIDLDEIILDLKCAVSGAGRSLKENLLHAELSEGYNAYAIGGTHRHLGEFDQEFSKLAGRPVKVQFTPHLLPVNRGILATVYVKGDAKAIHETFAKAYADEPFIELLPFGEAPSTHHVRGSNFCHIGVAQDRIDGRAIVIAALDNLTKGSSGQALQNANLMLGEEETEGLMMAPLFP
- a CDS encoding glutamate racemase, with the protein product MAVGIFDSGLGGLTVLDAAQKRLPDVDFLYYGDNARAPYGVRDAEDVYQLTKAAVHDMWDKGCDLVILACNTASAAALRRMQEGGLPQGKRVLGVFVPLIEALTERQWGDNSPPREVEVKHVALFATPATVASRAFQRELAFRAIGVDVEAQACGGVVDAIEDGDMILAEALVRSHVDALKRKMPHPQAAILGCTHYPLMEQTFQEALGPDVKVFSQGSLVADSLADYLTRHPGMHGNGAGGFFTTGNPGRVSDRATQFLRRQITFQAA
- a CDS encoding lysophospholipid acyltransferase family protein, whose protein sequence is MQAQRHIARDISYAHSASTRAGRAVIRLMENSTGRMNLIRRAAGYEQEVAAGRDFWAVMAERYGLTLDIAGGTLAHIPRDKPVILIANHPYGILDGLMMGHILAETRGDFRILANHVFRKAEDLNKVILPVDFAETREAMQTNLQTRKEALSYLGQGGAIGIFPGGTVSTAARPMGHPMDPGWRGFTARMIAKSDAVVVPLFFDGHTSRLFQIASHLHATLRMGLLIQEFRKRVDTPVRVVIGEPIGRGTLAPLAGDTKALMDFLRKATYELSPEPLKSYGYGFEFEEKHRA
- a CDS encoding dimethylsulfonioproprionate lyase family protein; this translates as MSLSQALQAARTLHNQLPALREFAPWPSDLEPAELAPAAMPAQGQVAGFTQPGTPETQPLVDALRSAADQAHWIQTYTEAEVGAHFLQNYGYFELFGPTGHFRSTQLRGYIAYWGAGLKYDWHSHEAEELYVVLGGGAQFLTEESERWLGAGETRLHGGWQPHAMNTGEQPILTYVLWRGAGLEGLPLMGGRQAITA
- a CDS encoding indolepyruvate ferredoxin oxidoreductase family protein, which encodes MSTPKITLNDKYDLTKSPVLLNGTQALVRLMLMQKHRDKAAGLNTAGLVTGYRGSPLGAVDLQMSRAEKQLKEADVTFQYGLNEDLAVTALWGAQQAEVRGEGKYDGVFGLWYGKGPGVDRSGDAIRHANMAGSSKYGGVLLAMGDDHTGESSTVLHQSEWSLLDCYLPIVSPAGVQEILDYGIYGYALSRFSGLWTGLKTMKDTIEVTSVVDARPERMQLVTPDFDMPADGLNIRLDDDRFRQENRIIDYKRFAAEAFSHANKMDKRMWGKPGAKIGFVAAGKNWLDLVHALKLLNIDETMAERLGITTYKVGQTWPMDMKGFNDWAEGLDLIVVVEEKRKLIEIQIKEAIFDNRRGRRVYGWYKGGAGGMHREELFPTKYALDPIMIAEKLGGILIEEGRETEAIKAGLEALAEARRADNAEEIATRLPYFCSGCPHNSSTRLPEGSRAYAGIGCHFMVQWMDRETTGFTHMGGEGVNWVGEAPFSTRKHVFQNLGDGTYNHSGVQAFRAALAEGTNITYKILYNDAVAMTGGQQAEGGLTAQQIAHELKAMGVKTMAVVYDEKEDVDAALFPAGMRMHERAEMMKIQREFEQVEGVSAIIYIQTCAAEKRRRRKRGQFPDPDQRVFINTDVCEGCGDCGVQSNCVSIVPKDTELGRKRAIDQSSCNKDFSCLNGFCPSFVTVEGAKIRKEATAGLDLPDLPQPDLPAIDGTHNVVITGVGGTGVVTIGAVLAQAAQIDGKGAGLMEMAGLAQKGGAVHIHCRIAEKPEDISAIRVATGEAHALIGGDLVVSAGAKTLGLTTTGKTGAVVNSHEIITGEFTKNTEFKVPSDRLELALQARLRDQLDLFDASELARATMGDSIFSNMMVFGGAWQKGLIPVSIEAIAQAIEMNGAAVERNKRAFDIGRWAVLHPEEAAKLIEPKAADKPKTLDEKIAFRADHLVAYQGKGLAKRYGKLLDGINDPALKEAVAKGYHKLLAYKDEYEVARLLLDSRAKAEEAFEGDLKLSYHLAPPMLGGTDPNGRPKKRKFGASMERGFRLLAKLKRLRGTPLDVFGYTEERKMERALIKQYEADMKEWLPKAAPEIMEPLVALAELPLQIRGFGPVKMANEQKAAKRREELLAALRQGGVPLQQAAE